A single genomic interval of uncultured Desulfobacter sp. harbors:
- a CDS encoding helix-turn-helix domain-containing protein, protein MSSGIPGLDQLLNGLFIGDNVVLYDDAGSLAYPFCMKFIQASHQQNKPIVYVSFDRSPKNLIQTLGPLADNPQLTILDCFTNGKGDKAEVFNKFYEKDGAQWPYQVIRVTDPWKPDTVLDAIDALHRTLSGDVRFVMESLTGMQDLWEGEDQILKFYSHSCPRLYEMDTIAYWIIEKNAHSSRIRAHINQIAQVAVDLTMTQGRSCIKLLKADKRYPADLGIPVPYSCENGEIQLRKTETKKAVILDLGQAVKAFRSHQGMSQRELARLAGVTPSTISQIESNHVFPSLPALYRIAENLSVDVASFFKPRIPGPRDIFSSDESVRIIRSDLDKNSIEIAQLTPPDLDLPMDAFLITFLPGKRLNAHFMVQKGPELGHLVSGRLELVLDNRMQDMSAGDTIFLGKDFPSQWVNPLTEPATLFWINMKAQ, encoded by the coding sequence GTGTCTTCAGGAATCCCCGGATTGGACCAGCTACTCAATGGACTGTTTATCGGTGACAACGTGGTTTTGTATGATGACGCCGGCAGTCTGGCCTATCCTTTTTGCATGAAATTTATCCAGGCCTCCCATCAGCAGAACAAACCCATTGTATATGTCTCCTTTGACAGGTCGCCGAAAAATCTTATTCAGACTCTGGGTCCCCTGGCGGATAACCCCCAGCTGACTATTCTGGACTGCTTTACCAATGGCAAGGGTGACAAGGCCGAAGTGTTCAATAAATTTTACGAAAAAGACGGCGCCCAGTGGCCTTATCAGGTTATCCGGGTGACTGATCCCTGGAAGCCGGATACGGTGCTTGACGCCATTGACGCCCTGCACCGTACTCTTTCCGGGGATGTGCGGTTTGTTATGGAAAGTCTCACTGGTATGCAGGATCTGTGGGAAGGGGAAGATCAAATCCTGAAATTTTACTCCCATTCCTGTCCCAGGCTCTATGAAATGGATACCATTGCCTATTGGATCATTGAAAAAAACGCCCATTCGAGCCGGATCAGGGCTCATATCAATCAGATCGCCCAGGTGGCGGTGGATTTGACCATGACCCAGGGCCGATCCTGCATTAAACTTCTTAAGGCAGACAAACGCTACCCTGCAGATTTGGGTATCCCGGTTCCATATTCTTGTGAAAACGGGGAAATCCAACTCCGGAAAACCGAAACAAAAAAAGCTGTTATCCTGGATCTGGGCCAGGCCGTCAAGGCGTTCCGCAGCCACCAGGGAATGTCCCAGAGAGAGCTGGCCCGCCTGGCCGGGGTTACCCCCTCCACCATTTCACAGATTGAGAGCAATCATGTGTTTCCGTCTTTACCGGCGCTGTACCGCATTGCCGAAAATCTGTCCGTGGATGTGGCCTCGTTTTTCAAGCCCCGGATTCCCGGTCCCAGGGACATCTTTTCCAGTGATGAGTCCGTGCGCATCATCCGATCGGATTTGGATAAAAACAGTATTGAAATCGCCCAGTTGACCCCACCGGACCTGGATTTGCCCATGGATGCCTTTTTGATAACCTTTCTTCCGGGAAAGCGGCTCAACGCCCATTTTATGGTTCAAAAAGGTCCTGAACTGGGACATTTGGTGTCCGGTCGTCTTGAGTTGGTTCTGGATAACAGGATGCAGGATATGTCCGCAGGGGACACCATTTTTCTGGGCAAAGATTTCCCAAGCCAATGGGTTAATCCCCTGACAGAGCCTGCTACCTTGTTTTGGATCAATATGAAAGCCCAATGA
- the purB gene encoding adenylosuccinate lyase: MKQVLSITPIDGRYARLTGDLSNIFSESGLIHHRIHVELKWLKFLITDLKVHEMVQADQSLDLSGLDALIDGLIDDFNEDYALRVKEIESRTNHDVKAVEYFIKEKLDAAGLASIREWVHFACTSEDINNTAYGLMLKKGKDLVVELLKTFVAEIEKKALVYKSVPMMSRTHGQAATPTTPGKEFINFAWRLNQEIQVLESTKIQSKINGATGNYNAHVFAFPEIDWMAASERFIRDYLCLEPILFTTQINPNTALSRVLHAMVRAAAVMIDFDRDMWGYISLGYFKQRVKEGETGSSTMPHKVNPIDFENSEGNMGLAISMMEHLAVKLQKSRFQRDLSDSTVLRSLGTVFGYFTIGIKNAQKGLSKVDLNHEVLERDLDNNPELLAEPFQTIMRVYGEDNPYERLKDLTRGQKIQKEDLARFVDGLEKVPPEVKERMRALSPQTYVGLAESLVDRYFKGN; the protein is encoded by the coding sequence ATGAAACAGGTGTTATCCATCACACCCATAGACGGACGCTATGCCCGTCTTACGGGTGATCTTTCAAATATTTTCAGTGAATCCGGATTAATTCATCACAGGATTCATGTTGAACTTAAGTGGCTGAAATTTCTGATAACGGATTTAAAGGTCCATGAGATGGTACAGGCTGATCAGTCCTTGGATTTATCAGGGTTGGATGCGTTGATAGATGGTTTGATAGATGATTTTAATGAGGATTATGCGCTTAGGGTCAAGGAGATAGAATCCCGGACCAACCATGATGTAAAGGCCGTGGAATATTTTATTAAAGAAAAATTGGATGCGGCAGGGCTGGCCTCAATACGGGAATGGGTTCACTTTGCATGTACTTCCGAAGACATCAACAATACGGCATACGGGCTGATGCTTAAAAAAGGCAAGGACCTGGTGGTTGAACTGCTTAAAACCTTTGTGGCGGAAATTGAGAAAAAAGCCCTGGTTTATAAAAGTGTTCCAATGATGTCCCGCACCCATGGGCAAGCCGCTACCCCCACAACCCCGGGAAAAGAGTTTATCAATTTTGCCTGGCGCTTGAACCAGGAAATTCAGGTTCTGGAAAGCACTAAAATACAGTCAAAAATAAACGGGGCCACGGGCAATTACAACGCCCATGTGTTTGCGTTTCCCGAAATTGACTGGATGGCCGCGTCTGAACGGTTTATCCGGGATTACCTGTGTCTTGAACCCATTTTATTCACCACCCAGATAAATCCAAATACGGCCCTGTCCCGGGTGCTTCATGCCATGGTCCGGGCGGCGGCAGTGATGATTGATTTTGACCGTGACATGTGGGGCTATATCAGTTTAGGATACTTCAAACAGCGGGTTAAGGAAGGAGAAACCGGATCATCCACAATGCCCCATAAGGTCAATCCCATTGATTTTGAGAACAGTGAAGGTAACATGGGTCTTGCGATTTCCATGATGGAACACCTGGCGGTTAAACTACAGAAATCCCGGTTCCAGAGGGACTTGAGCGACAGCACCGTGCTACGCAGTCTTGGTACAGTGTTCGGGTATTTTACCATTGGGATAAAAAATGCCCAGAAGGGTCTGTCAAAAGTGGATTTAAACCATGAGGTGCTTGAAAGGGATCTTGACAATAACCCCGAACTTCTGGCCGAACCGTTTCAAACCATTATGCGGGTGTATGGCGAGGATAATCCATATGAACGGCTCAAAGACCTGACCCGGGGCCAAAAAATTCAGAAAGAGGATTTAGCCCGGTTTGTGGACGGACTTGAAAAGGTGCCGCCTGAGGTTAAAGAACGCATGAGGGCGCTTTCACCCCAGACATACGTGGGACTGGCCGAATCCCTTGTGGACAGGTATTTTAAGGGAAACTGA
- the amrA gene encoding AmmeMemoRadiSam system protein A: protein MINDKQGQILLKIARNSIAEELGLPVDSTQMDLNHPFLEVKQGLFVTLHKNGVLRGCIGVIEPVESLKTGVGKTARLAAFNDSRFPPLAGDEFDQVDLEISLLSLPEKFEYTTAKELIQRLVPFKDGVIIKKGSKQAIFLPQVWEQLPDAASFLSHLCIKAGLDADEWMKGGLSVHTYRVQSFCEKK, encoded by the coding sequence ATGATAAATGACAAACAAGGGCAGATACTGCTGAAAATAGCTCGCAACAGTATTGCCGAAGAACTTGGTCTTCCTGTGGATTCAACACAAATGGATTTGAATCATCCCTTTTTGGAAGTTAAACAGGGTCTGTTTGTGACCCTGCATAAAAACGGTGTCTTAAGGGGATGTATTGGTGTCATAGAACCGGTTGAATCCCTGAAGACAGGGGTGGGGAAAACCGCAAGGCTTGCTGCGTTCAACGATTCCCGTTTTCCACCCCTTGCCGGGGATGAATTTGACCAGGTGGATCTGGAAATCAGTCTTTTGTCATTGCCTGAAAAATTTGAATACACTACGGCAAAAGAGTTGATTCAAAGACTTGTGCCGTTCAAGGATGGCGTTATTATCAAAAAAGGAAGCAAACAGGCGATCTTTCTTCCCCAGGTCTGGGAGCAATTGCCTGATGCAGCTTCCTTTTTATCCCATTTGTGCATCAAAGCCGGGCTTGATGCTGATGAGTGGATGAAAGGCGGCCTAAGCGTCCATACTTACAGGGTGCAGTCGTTTTGTGAGAAAAAATAA
- a CDS encoding glutamate synthase-related protein — MDMRFSKSNDALGTKNRGDVCESSLCTLCRADCVGKCETWLSSMTGRKLLYPRSFGLVTAGANNTSHVGVSYNSLRVQGYAYGSSGLAHGLTNDPDDCVFPNVSLETEFGKKQKTKIKMPLMTGALGSTFIAEKYWDSFAIGGALVGIPVVIGENVVGVDRNSEISNTETKQGKIKSAPELDRRIDTYLRYYDGYGAIIVQLNVEDTRNGVAEYVVDKYGDKCIIELKWGQGAKNIGGEIQVRSLEYATFLKNRGYVVDPDPSKEDVRQGFEQGAIKSFARHSRLGGTNLSSVDQVQEDFMNSVAYLRDIGFERITLKTGSYGMEELAMAIKFATDAELDLLTIDGSGGGTGMSPWNMMQSWGVPSVILHAKAYEYASLLSAKGKSVVDMSFAGGFALEDHIFKALAVGAPYTKLVCMGRAIMIPGFLGANIEGAIYPERRAEVNGNWNELPKNVLEIGKTADEIFACYHDLEDKLGKDEMGNIPYGAIAFYTLADKLGCGLQQLMAGARKFSLDKITRQEIFSGNRETARETGIPHVADVNDESARKILNS, encoded by the coding sequence ATGGATATGAGATTTTCAAAGAGTAATGATGCACTGGGAACCAAAAACCGAGGAGATGTTTGTGAATCAAGCCTGTGTACCCTGTGCCGGGCTGACTGTGTCGGAAAATGCGAAACCTGGCTGTCCAGCATGACAGGCCGGAAACTGCTGTATCCCCGGAGCTTTGGCCTGGTAACGGCCGGGGCTAACAACACCAGCCATGTGGGGGTTTCTTACAATAGCCTGAGAGTCCAGGGCTATGCATATGGATCCAGCGGCCTGGCACACGGACTTACTAACGATCCGGATGACTGTGTGTTCCCCAATGTTTCCCTGGAAACCGAATTTGGCAAAAAACAGAAAACCAAGATAAAAATGCCTTTGATGACCGGTGCATTAGGCTCCACATTCATTGCAGAAAAATATTGGGATTCCTTTGCCATTGGCGGGGCACTTGTGGGGATTCCCGTAGTCATTGGGGAAAACGTGGTAGGTGTTGACCGTAATTCTGAAATTTCGAACACCGAAACCAAGCAGGGAAAAATAAAGAGTGCCCCGGAACTGGACCGCCGTATTGATACTTACCTGCGGTACTATGACGGATACGGTGCCATTATTGTTCAGCTCAATGTGGAAGATACCCGCAACGGCGTGGCCGAATACGTAGTAGACAAGTATGGCGACAAATGTATCATTGAATTGAAATGGGGCCAGGGCGCTAAGAATATCGGCGGGGAAATCCAGGTACGCTCCCTGGAATACGCGACCTTTCTTAAAAACCGCGGCTACGTGGTGGACCCGGATCCCTCAAAAGAGGATGTCCGTCAGGGGTTTGAGCAGGGCGCCATCAAGTCTTTTGCCCGCCACAGCCGACTGGGGGGCACCAACCTTTCCTCTGTGGACCAGGTTCAAGAAGATTTCATGAACAGTGTGGCATATCTGCGTGACATCGGGTTTGAACGGATCACCCTGAAAACAGGTTCCTACGGCATGGAAGAATTGGCCATGGCCATCAAATTTGCCACGGATGCGGAACTGGATCTGCTCACCATTGACGGTTCCGGCGGCGGCACGGGCATGAGCCCCTGGAACATGATGCAGAGCTGGGGGGTTCCTTCCGTCATCCTTCATGCAAAGGCCTATGAATACGCAAGTCTTCTGTCTGCCAAGGGAAAAAGCGTAGTGGACATGTCCTTTGCCGGTGGATTTGCACTGGAAGATCATATTTTTAAAGCCTTGGCCGTAGGCGCGCCTTACACCAAGCTGGTGTGCATGGGCCGGGCAATCATGATACCGGGCTTTTTAGGCGCTAATATTGAAGGCGCGATCTACCCGGAACGCCGGGCCGAGGTCAATGGAAACTGGAATGAACTGCCAAAGAATGTTCTGGAAATAGGCAAGACTGCAGATGAAATTTTTGCGTGCTACCATGATCTGGAAGATAAGCTCGGCAAGGATGAAATGGGTAATATCCCCTATGGCGCCATTGCCTTTTACACCCTGGCGGATAAACTGGGATGCGGCCTGCAGCAGCTCATGGCCGGGGCCAGAAAATTCTCACTGGACAAAATCACCCGGCAGGAAATCTTTTCCGGAAACAGGGAGACTGCCAGAGAGACAGGAATTCCGCATGTTGCAGACGTTAACGATGAAAGTGCCAGAAAGATCCTGAACTCTTAG
- a CDS encoding integration host factor subunit alpha codes for MALTKTIIAEKIQNELDLSRTVAYDIMEDFLEIIKETISSGEDIMISGFGKFCVNEKKARKGRNPATDEEMTLPARRVVTFKCSGKLRDLINSDTQ; via the coding sequence ATGGCGCTGACCAAAACTATTATAGCAGAAAAAATACAAAATGAACTGGACCTGTCAAGAACCGTTGCCTATGACATCATGGAAGACTTTCTTGAAATTATAAAAGAGACCATTTCAAGTGGTGAAGATATTATGATTTCAGGTTTCGGCAAATTTTGTGTAAATGAAAAAAAAGCAAGAAAGGGACGCAACCCTGCAACGGATGAAGAGATGACGCTTCCGGCCAGGCGGGTTGTCACCTTTAAATGTTCCGGAAAACTCCGGGATTTGATCAATTCCGACACACAATAG
- a CDS encoding phosphoesterase, whose protein sequence is MNKKQEQVLCINRKNLPQSWVTQRTVLPMDFPTFAATCTKAEFSFVRRGIAEEDRQKKQIIPYILLQTSDAGMTAAYNRQGSEKRLHDLWSIGIGGHINPEDTAMGADSFENILKTGMQRELDEELTQRVLNDPIEFIGIISEDITPVGSVHMGAVFLIRTQDPKGYLPGDELHSFTWHATQKLSQLNLELWSELALELLNISVNPAL, encoded by the coding sequence ATGAATAAAAAGCAAGAACAAGTCTTATGTATTAACCGTAAAAACCTTCCCCAGTCCTGGGTAACCCAGAGAACCGTCCTTCCAATGGATTTTCCCACATTTGCCGCCACATGCACCAAAGCTGAATTTTCCTTTGTCCGCCGAGGCATTGCCGAAGAAGACAGACAAAAAAAACAGATCATCCCTTATATTCTTTTGCAGACATCCGATGCCGGCATGACTGCGGCCTACAACAGGCAGGGCAGCGAAAAACGGCTCCATGACCTGTGGTCCATCGGGATCGGCGGCCATATCAACCCGGAAGACACTGCCATGGGAGCGGACAGTTTTGAAAACATTTTAAAAACCGGCATGCAAAGAGAACTGGATGAGGAACTAACCCAGCGCGTTTTAAACGATCCCATTGAATTCATAGGTATTATCAGTGAAGATATCACGCCGGTGGGCAGCGTTCACATGGGGGCGGTATTTCTGATCAGGACACAGGACCCCAAAGGCTATCTGCCTGGAGATGAATTGCACAGCTTTACCTGGCATGCAACACAAAAGCTTTCTCAACTGAACTTAGAACTATGGTCTGAACTGGCCCTGGAACTACTTAATATTTCAGTGAATCCAGCACTTTAA
- a CDS encoding YfcE family phosphodiesterase, giving the protein MERLLVFADIHGFFPAWLTVKALAGPGDAVAIAGDLFDTRYGSYNDPDFAPDQIRSTITDLNFKLFYIYGNCDVEGFCKGFSHELSFKAFNKTIFMHHGHQDTLRIPQGTNIIIQGHTHLPHLEKIKNCIHLNPGSIAVPRNDTPTFAVIDNNSVSLMALSGKKLASLNF; this is encoded by the coding sequence ATGGAGCGGCTTTTAGTATTTGCGGATATTCACGGATTTTTCCCGGCCTGGCTGACGGTAAAAGCGCTAGCCGGTCCAGGCGATGCCGTTGCCATTGCAGGGGATTTGTTTGATACAAGGTATGGCAGCTACAATGATCCTGATTTTGCCCCGGACCAGATCCGCTCAACGATTACCGACCTGAATTTCAAACTCTTTTATATTTACGGCAATTGTGACGTGGAAGGATTCTGTAAAGGATTTTCCCATGAATTGAGCTTTAAGGCCTTTAATAAAACCATTTTCATGCATCACGGGCATCAGGATACCCTGAGAATCCCACAAGGTACGAATATCATTATCCAGGGGCACACCCACCTGCCCCACTTAGAAAAAATCAAAAATTGCATCCACCTGAATCCAGGCTCCATTGCAGTTCCCAGAAACGATACACCCACCTTCGCCGTCATTGACAACAACAGTGTAAGTCTGATGGCGCTGTCCGGCAAAAAACTGGCATCACTGAATTTTTAG
- a CDS encoding M48 family metallopeptidase has product MFLSDQTITNIILVTIIVDFTMNYVADRLNIGSLATHLPEKFSDIYDQTRYEQSQHYLKATTRLGTITSTIDLGILLAFWFLGGFGALDNFVRGTGWSSIGCGLLFIGILAGCKFIISLPFSIYSTFVIEEKFGFNKTTPKLFVLDLLKSIILSLALGIPLLSAIFWFLESTGSWAWMICWGVATAFMLAVQYIVPTWIMPLFNKFTPLEDSELKDKLFAYAKTIDFPLTQIFVMDGSKRSTKSNAFFTGFGKNKRIVLFDTLINAHTPDELLAVLAHEMGHFKKKHIQRRLIFGILQMGGVFYLLSLFITQQSLFTAFYVDTPSIYAGLVFFSILFSPVDLVISIIMQFFSRKDEYEADRFAALTTKKAGALITALKKLSADNLSNLTPHPFYVFLNYSHPPLAQRVAAMEKIEGMV; this is encoded by the coding sequence ATGTTTTTATCTGACCAGACGATCACCAACATTATTCTTGTTACGATCATTGTTGATTTTACAATGAATTATGTGGCTGATCGTCTGAACATCGGCAGCCTTGCAACTCATCTGCCCGAAAAATTTTCAGATATCTATGACCAAACACGGTATGAACAGTCCCAGCATTATCTTAAGGCCACCACCCGGTTGGGTACGATCACGTCAACCATTGACCTTGGTATCCTTTTAGCGTTCTGGTTTCTGGGCGGGTTCGGTGCCCTTGATAACTTTGTCAGGGGGACCGGATGGTCTTCCATTGGCTGCGGACTATTATTCATCGGTATTCTTGCAGGATGCAAATTCATTATATCCCTGCCCTTTTCCATCTATTCCACCTTTGTCATAGAAGAAAAATTCGGGTTTAATAAAACCACACCAAAACTTTTTGTGCTGGATCTGCTGAAATCCATAATTTTATCCTTGGCATTAGGCATCCCGTTGCTGTCTGCCATATTCTGGTTTCTGGAAAGCACGGGTTCCTGGGCCTGGATGATCTGCTGGGGCGTGGCCACAGCGTTTATGCTGGCAGTTCAATACATTGTTCCCACATGGATCATGCCTTTGTTCAATAAGTTCACACCCCTTGAAGACAGTGAATTAAAAGACAAACTTTTTGCCTATGCAAAAACCATTGATTTTCCTTTGACTCAAATCTTTGTCATGGACGGCTCCAAACGCAGCACCAAGTCCAATGCATTTTTCACAGGTTTTGGAAAAAACAAACGCATTGTGCTGTTTGATACCCTGATCAACGCCCATACCCCGGACGAACTTTTAGCCGTACTTGCTCATGAAATGGGACATTTCAAAAAAAAGCACATCCAGCGCCGCCTGATTTTCGGTATTCTTCAGATGGGGGGTGTGTTTTATCTGCTGTCTTTATTCATCACCCAGCAAAGCCTTTTTACGGCATTTTATGTGGACACGCCATCCATATATGCCGGTCTTGTTTTTTTCAGTATTCTTTTTTCCCCGGTTGACCTGGTTATCTCCATTATCATGCAGTTCTTCTCAAGAAAAGATGAGTACGAAGCAGATCGATTTGCCGCTTTGACAACAAAAAAAGCCGGGGCTTTGATAACGGCATTAAAAAAACTCAGTGCCGATAATCTTTCCAACCTTACCCCGCACCCCTTTTATGTGTTTTTAAATTACTCCCATCCACCACTGGCCCAACGCGTTGCAGCCATGGAAAAAATTGAAGGCATGGTCTGA
- a CDS encoding Trp family transcriptional regulator has protein sequence MRIDQELLEVILSIKNKDELEYFFEEIFTPAELSDLSLRWKLLRDLHAGMTQRKIAEKYGISLCKITRGSKVLKKNGSMALKVLDSLKY, from the coding sequence ATGCGTATAGATCAGGAATTACTGGAAGTCATTTTATCCATAAAAAATAAAGATGAACTGGAATATTTTTTTGAAGAAATTTTTACACCGGCGGAGCTTTCGGACCTTTCTTTACGCTGGAAACTTTTAAGAGATCTGCATGCGGGTATGACCCAGCGGAAAATCGCTGAAAAATACGGCATCAGCCTGTGTAAAATTACAAGGGGATCAAAGGTGCTGAAAAAAAATGGTTCTATGGCACTTAAAGTGCTGGATTCACTGAAATATTAA
- a CDS encoding reverse transcriptase domain-containing protein, with the protein MGDTQRSQTISTQNRIIVEQATHKTKSAKPIPGNNDNPLRLVGDVSLHNIVMLARNNPEMIFTSLAHRIDQSLLRESFSRLKKGKSMGVDKVTVADYAVDLDQNLYNLHQRLKRGQYVASPVKRIWIEKENGKQRPIGIPALEDKIVQKAVEMILSAIYEPNFYAFSHGFRSGHSQHQAIRELRESCITNNTNWILSADVTGLFDNIDHAHLKEFIKQRVNDGGIIRLIGKWLKAGVMEEDRYYCTESGTPQGGVISPILSNIFLHNVLDDWFVKEVQPRMKGRSFLIRFADDCVPRRQTLLQ; encoded by the coding sequence ATGGGAGACACACAGAGGTCACAAACCATATCAACACAAAACCGTATAATTGTGGAACAGGCCACTCATAAAACCAAAAGTGCAAAGCCAATTCCCGGCAATAATGACAATCCACTGAGATTAGTGGGGGATGTGTCATTACATAATATTGTCATGCTGGCAAGGAACAATCCGGAAATGATATTCACCTCACTGGCTCACAGGATAGACCAGTCATTGCTAAGGGAATCATTTTCCAGGTTAAAGAAAGGCAAATCCATGGGCGTGGACAAGGTCACAGTCGCAGATTACGCTGTTGATCTTGATCAGAACCTCTATAATTTACATCAACGACTGAAAAGAGGTCAGTACGTTGCCTCGCCCGTTAAGCGGATTTGGATAGAAAAGGAGAACGGTAAACAAAGACCAATCGGTATTCCGGCTCTTGAGGACAAAATAGTCCAGAAGGCTGTGGAAATGATATTGAGTGCGATCTACGAACCGAATTTTTATGCCTTTTCACATGGATTTCGTTCCGGACATAGCCAGCACCAAGCGATAAGAGAGCTGAGGGAAAGCTGTATAACGAATAATACAAATTGGATACTGAGTGCAGATGTTACAGGTCTATTTGATAATATCGATCATGCTCATTTAAAGGAATTTATTAAACAACGAGTCAATGATGGAGGGATCATACGTCTAATTGGTAAGTGGCTAAAAGCCGGTGTGATGGAGGAAGACAGGTATTATTGTACAGAGTCCGGCACTCCACAAGGTGGTGTCATCTCACCAATTTTGAGCAACATCTTTCTTCATAATGTTTTGGATGACTGGTTTGTTAAAGAAGTCCAGCCAAGAATGAAAGGACGAAGCTTCCTGATAAGGTTTGCGGATGATTGTGTGCCACGAAGGCAGACACTGTTGCAATAA
- a CDS encoding ARMT1-like domain-containing protein, which produces MTPCETEPKPVNIDPDQDAWFTAFFLENHIDPFAYPTEVGSREQVEFMVYPENNERFYPCSDTMFNAIMSRKRPRFLSNRYRDVLDKIFAIVKEFIDSEYDRAFLTRLIKIKYDNEIQSRLLIPSRLEKRLYKIFLTRTHIEDPYKNQKKRENERAYRFMASESFKKALNEVDGAIDTMKGLTLKEVKAKINEIEFTRRLSLLTASALWQDDNFKVPSASAIKTLLNAKITGNGMERLLELVNAPKSKFLWLAGESGDVVADIAIAQFLANIGHIVILAVKENPFFKKVCLNDTRTDPVLAKALEQAHFIHDKAISKNKLLQRLKRDEHLYVISDGTQESLNLLLVSTTFSRVFKEVDCVVTRGPKQRNRMIQTHFRFTRDVINICAKNKRLDIVFKPRHPDFIIFSHTDLEGKANKIISEMKQAKNKNMTVMFYSGIIGSIPGRIDVAKKIMNRFVEHLKNQSDNLFIINPSSYYEPGMDADDLMYMWEIVQRSGYIDIWRFQTSEDISQSFKIMEQKVPPEWIGKDATYSTGCTKEMRIAQEVQKENPEMQLIGPAVDKFMRRDEYGVGSMFDRRLAWISDRRRSDRRKGGRRA; this is translated from the coding sequence ATGACACCCTGTGAAACTGAACCTAAACCCGTCAATATAGATCCGGACCAGGACGCATGGTTTACGGCGTTTTTCCTTGAAAACCATATTGATCCATTTGCCTATCCCACAGAAGTCGGATCCCGGGAGCAAGTGGAATTCATGGTGTATCCGGAAAATAACGAACGGTTCTATCCCTGTTCCGATACCATGTTTAATGCAATTATGTCCCGGAAAAGACCAAGGTTCCTGAGTAACCGTTACCGCGACGTGCTCGACAAAATTTTTGCCATTGTCAAAGAATTCATTGATTCGGAATATGACCGTGCATTCTTAACCAGACTGATAAAAATAAAATATGATAACGAAATCCAAAGCCGGCTGCTCATACCCTCCCGGCTTGAAAAACGCCTGTATAAAATTTTCTTAACCCGCACCCATATAGAAGACCCGTATAAAAACCAAAAAAAAAGGGAAAACGAGAGGGCATACAGGTTCATGGCCTCGGAATCCTTTAAAAAAGCATTAAACGAAGTTGACGGTGCCATTGATACCATGAAGGGATTAACCCTCAAAGAGGTTAAGGCAAAAATTAATGAGATAGAATTCACACGACGGCTCTCCCTTTTAACGGCGTCCGCCCTATGGCAGGATGACAACTTCAAGGTTCCCTCGGCGTCGGCCATAAAAACCCTGTTAAACGCCAAAATTACAGGCAACGGCATGGAACGGCTTCTTGAATTAGTGAATGCACCAAAATCAAAATTTCTGTGGCTTGCCGGCGAATCCGGGGATGTGGTGGCGGACATTGCCATTGCTCAGTTCCTGGCAAACATTGGCCATATTGTAATCCTTGCGGTCAAGGAAAACCCATTTTTTAAAAAAGTCTGCCTGAACGACACCCGAACAGACCCGGTCCTTGCCAAGGCCCTGGAACAGGCTCATTTCATTCACGACAAAGCCATCAGTAAAAACAAGCTGCTCCAACGCCTGAAACGGGATGAACATCTGTATGTGATATCCGACGGCACCCAGGAATCGCTGAATCTTCTGTTGGTCTCCACCACCTTTTCACGGGTTTTCAAGGAGGTGGACTGCGTGGTGACAAGGGGGCCGAAACAAAGAAACCGGATGATCCAAACCCATTTCAGGTTTACCAGGGATGTAATCAATATCTGCGCAAAAAACAAAAGACTGGACATTGTCTTTAAGCCCAGGCATCCTGATTTTATCATTTTCAGCCACACGGATCTTGAAGGAAAAGCCAATAAAATTATTTCTGAAATGAAGCAGGCCAAAAATAAAAACATGACTGTAATGTTCTATTCGGGTATCATCGGTTCCATACCCGGCAGAATTGATGTGGCAAAAAAAATAATGAACCGTTTTGTTGAACATTTAAAAAACCAGTCCGACAATCTGTTTATCATTAATCCTTCTTCATATTATGAGCCGGGAATGGATGCCGATGATCTGATGTATATGTGGGAAATTGTTCAACGAAGCGGATACATTGATATCTGGCGCTTCCAGACCTCCGAGGACATTTCCCAAAGCTTTAAAATCATGGAACAAAAGGTGCCGCCGGAATGGATCGGAAAGGATGCCACCTATTCCACCGGCTGCACCAAGGAAATGCGCATTGCCCAGGAGGTCCAGAAAGAGAACCCGGAAATGCAACTCATTGGGCCTGCCGTGGATAAGTTCATGCGCAGGGATGAATATGGGGTGGGCTCCATGTTTGATCGACGCCTGGCCTGGATATCGGACAGACGCAGGTCGGATCGACGGAAGGGTGGGCGCCGTGCATGA